One Ammoniphilus sp. CFH 90114 genomic window carries:
- a CDS encoding arylamine N-acetyltransferase yields MDIKQYFGRIQAQERKSLDLDYLAHLQRCHVLNIHFENLDIMKKKRLSLESARLYEKLILDKRGGVCYELNGSFYLLLKKIGFHPTLFAGTVFQGDGSWGMENGHLFSIVDLEDNRYLVDVGFGGHSPRLPVPLNGVEVEDVDGSYRVEHAEEQSTLQKKIDGDWKVLYRFRLSEPLPSLESAQPSCVLTETSPQSFFNKVYFLSRVMEEGRVTLRGNSLTLVEKNEIIKTELREDEIVETAQQYFPFFIK; encoded by the coding sequence ATGGATATAAAGCAATACTTTGGGCGCATACAAGCACAAGAGAGGAAGTCTCTGGATCTCGATTACCTTGCCCATTTGCAGAGGTGTCACGTTTTAAACATTCACTTTGAAAATCTAGATATTATGAAGAAGAAGCGTTTATCATTGGAATCGGCTCGATTATATGAAAAGCTTATCCTGGATAAGCGTGGGGGGGTGTGCTACGAATTAAATGGATCGTTTTATCTTCTTCTGAAAAAGATTGGGTTCCATCCGACTTTATTTGCGGGAACGGTTTTTCAGGGCGATGGAAGCTGGGGTATGGAGAATGGACATTTATTTAGCATCGTGGATCTAGAAGACAATCGCTATTTAGTTGATGTGGGCTTTGGAGGTCATAGTCCTCGTTTGCCTGTTCCTCTGAACGGAGTAGAAGTGGAGGATGTTGATGGTTCCTATCGAGTAGAGCATGCAGAAGAACAATCTACACTACAAAAAAAGATAGATGGAGACTGGAAGGTCCTATACCGATTTCGGTTATCCGAGCCCTTACCATCCCTCGAGAGTGCGCAGCCTTCTTGTGTCCTTACTGAGACATCGCCTCAATCTTTTTTCAATAAGGTGTATTTTTTATCTCGTGTGATGGAAGAAGGTCGCGTAACCCTTCGAGGGAACAGTCTGACCCTAGTCGAGAAAAACGAGATTATAAAGACGGAACTGCGTGAAGATGAGATCGTGGAGACAGCTCAACAGTACTTCCCATTTTTTATAAAATAA